One Phragmites australis chromosome 23, lpPhrAust1.1, whole genome shotgun sequence DNA window includes the following coding sequences:
- the LOC133906046 gene encoding HIPL1 protein-like gives MLGEALSFCGYTGVSCCDAVDDAALREEFDAMMSAPQPDAACAASTVKAALCAIRCGPSPSSNSTADWTATARSLPLLCASPPSPTSSAHNPDGDFAARSPHQGAICLERVAEGAYHGMAAHPDGSGRVFLSTQDGKIWLAWIPAHGSGGALRVNDGVSPFLDLTDRVRHRDSAAVLGLMGVAFHPEFATNGRFFVSYHTCGSSASPTCDAGRCSAATGNGPIPCRHQLVVAEFSAKGNGDYSKHGGQILFWPGDSDGYLSLIIGHGGDEEEAYGRFDSSENKGEFLGKIIGFDVDRMTGADTPEVFALGLGDPRGCSLDSERPAYLYCANVDEQQYEQVFLISNKARRNYSASSPNAFSLVIGHGRPAAGRGPSIVGGLVYRGSADPSLTGRYLYTYGSVAWAAVETPEGSGRHATTQIPNVRCSRSSPLPCHGAGGISGRVVSFGEDTSKDAFILATDGVYRVVAPGLCGGDPPPPQPSPATGLAWVLSLGVFALAFAFCMVYSTVSVGGGELIATSCNGWCGCCGSVMCCISVTNNDGVADQNGA, from the exons ATGCTTGGGGAGGCGCTGAGCTTTTGCGGCTACACCGGGGTGAGCTGCTGCGACGCCGTCGACGACGCCGCGCTGAGGGAGGAGTTCGATGCCATGATGAGCGCTCCCCAACCTGACGCCGCGTGCGCGGCCAGCACCGTCAAGGCCGCCCTCTGCGCG ATCAGGTGCGGCCCGTCTCCTTCGTCCAACAGCACGGCTGACTGGACGGCCACGGCGCGGTCACTTCCACTCCTGTGCGCGTCTCCGCCTTCTCCCACGAGCTCCGCCCACAATCCCGACGGCGACTTTGCAGCCAGATCACCGCACCAAGGCGCTATTTGTCTTGAGAGAGTCGCCGAGGGCGCGTACCACGGCATGGCCGCACACCCAGACGGCTCCGGCCGAGTCTTCCTGTCGACCCAGGACGGCAAGATCTGGCTGGCGTGGATCCCCGCGCATGGATCCGGAGGCGCCCTGCGGGTCAACGACGGGGTCAGTCCGTTCCTCGACCTCACGGACCGGGTACGACACCGCGACAGCGCAGCGGTGCTGGGGTTGATGGGCGTCGCGTTCCACCCGGAGTTCGCCACCAACGGCCGCTTCTTCGTCTCCTATCACACCTGTGGTAGCAGCGCCTCGCCCACCTGTGACGCCGGCAGGTGCTCGGCTGCTACTGGAAATGGTCCGATTCCGTGCCGGCACCAGCTCGTCGTCGCTGAGTTCTCTGCAAAAGGCAACGGTGATTACTCCAAG CATGGCGGCCAGATCCTATTCTGGCCAGGTGATAGTGATGGATACCTCTCTCTTATCATCGGGCATGGTGGAGACGAAGAAGAAGCATACGGTCGGTTCGATTCCTCTGAGAACAAGGGGGAATTTCTGGGCAAAATCATCGGGTTCGACGTCGACCGTATGACGGGTGCAGACACACCCGAGGTTTTCGCCCTGGGTCTCGGCGACCCCAGGGGTTGCAGCTTGGATTCCGAGAGGCCTGCCTACTTGTACTGCGCCAACGTCGACGAG CAACAGTACGAGCAGGTGTTTTTGATCTCCAACAAGGCTAGGAGGAACTACAGCGCCTCCTCGCCCAATGCCTTCTCCCTCGTCATCGGCCATGGCCGCCCCGCTGCCGGCAGGGGCCCATCGATCGTCGGTGGTCTCGTCTACAGAGGTTCCGCGGATCCGTCGTTGACAGGAAG GTACCTGTATACGTATGGTTCCGTAGCGTGGGCTGCCGTGGAGACACCGGAAGGCAGCGGGCGCCACGCCACCACCCAGATCCCCAACGTCAGGTGCTCCAGGAGCAGTCCGCTGCCCTGCCACGGTGCCGGTGGCATCAGCGGCCGCGTCGTCTCCTTCGGCGAGGACACCAGCAAGGACGCCTTCATTCTCGCCACCGACGGAGTCTACCGAGTTGTGGCACCCGGCCTCTGCGGCGGCGATCCTCCTCCGCCCCAGCCTTCGCCAGCGACGGGGCTAGCCTGGGTGCTGTCCCTGGGAGTGTTCGCCTTGGCTTTTGCGTTCTGCATGGTCTACTCGACAGTATCTGTCGGCGGTGGAGAACTTATAGCAACAAGCTGCAATGGCTGGTGTGGCTGCTGCGGCTCCGTCATGTGCTGCATTAGCGTGACAAACAACGACGGCGTAGCTGATCAGAACGGAGCATAG